The following proteins are encoded in a genomic region of Helicobacter macacae MIT 99-5501:
- a CDS encoding metal-sensing transcriptional repressor, with translation MADSIPNKRKIIARIHKLQGQLKAIEEGVQNDDEFFKLLQQIGSIKGSAHGLYSEMIEAHIDEYFLNASTQPKREKEAKIIASLLKSYIK, from the coding sequence ATGGCAGATTCTATCCCAAACAAGCGCAAAATCATCGCTCGCATACACAAGCTACAAGGGCAACTAAAAGCCATAGAAGAAGGTGTCCAAAACGATGATGAGTTTTTCAAACTTTTGCAACAAATAGGCTCAATAAAAGGCAGTGCTCACGGACTATATAGCGAAATGATAGAAGCACATATTGATGAGTATTTCCTAAACGCTAGCACACAGCCTAAGCGCGAAAAAGAAGCAAAAATCATCGCTAGCTTGCTAAAAAGCTACATAAAGTAG
- a CDS encoding DUF5718 family protein, with the protein MQDLDKVLGLGLAGNFANHLEQAGEAGDFACIIGDEECAPKGIFPFFVPNSSGVLGKFCFDDRAVVLPSDTSLLVQAEAEVGLECDIAYDESSGKKCVKSLIPRYFMAFNDASVRNDKEAKKLSLKKNFSKGSKGFSPQKIAIDEFSPNGVCKDYSIVSFVENGGKLEQYGELSELSTYSYFYEKLISWIIKKLNTQEDFGVLEDLPSVLEESRYPSRAIVAIGATRYTQQGENRFLQEGDSVSVIVFNHHKYSFEEICQIAAKLSTNSNEAQNLSDISVLAQKVVR; encoded by the coding sequence ATGCAGGATTTAGACAAGGTATTGGGGCTAGGATTAGCGGGCAATTTTGCAAATCATCTTGAGCAAGCGGGAGAAGCGGGGGATTTTGCTTGTATCATAGGCGATGAGGAGTGCGCACCTAAGGGGATTTTCCCGTTTTTTGTGCCAAACTCTAGTGGCGTGCTTGGTAAATTTTGCTTTGATGATAGGGCGGTGGTGCTACCAAGTGATACAAGCCTGCTAGTCCAAGCAGAAGCCGAAGTAGGGCTAGAATGTGATATAGCGTATGATGAGAGCAGTGGGAAAAAGTGCGTAAAATCGCTGATTCCACGCTATTTTATGGCGTTTAATGATGCTTCTGTGCGCAATGACAAAGAAGCGAAAAAACTCTCTTTGAAAAAGAATTTCTCAAAAGGCTCAAAAGGCTTTAGCCCACAAAAAATCGCTATTGATGAGTTTAGCCCAAATGGCGTGTGCAAAGACTACTCTATCGTGTCATTTGTAGAGAATGGTGGCAAGCTAGAGCAATACGGCGAACTAAGCGAACTAAGCACATATAGCTACTTCTATGAGAAGCTAATCTCTTGGATAATAAAAAAGCTAAATACACAAGAGGATTTTGGTGTGCTAGAGGATTTGCCTAGTGTGCTAGAGGAGTCGCGCTACCCTAGTAGGGCGATAGTGGCTATCGGTGCGACAAGATACACGCAGCAAGGCGAGAATCGCTTTTTGCAAGAGGGGGATAGCGTGAGTGTAATTGTGTTTAATCATCACAAATATAGCTTTGAGGAGATTTGCCAAATCGCTGCAAAGCTATCCACTAACAGCAATGAAGCGCAAAATCTAAGCGATATTTCTGTGCTAGCACAAAAGGTAGTTAGATAG